The genomic DNA GGTattttagaagcacttacaaggCCATTTAAAGGAGAAAAAAAATCTAGCAACAGAATTCGAACGATTCTTCGGTCTGTTAATAGTATCATTTTGAATTCTCGCTAAAGAATAAGCCTCGTTCAACGTCTTCGGTTTAAACATTCTAACAGGACCCGCGATTTCCGAAACTAAACCATGAACAAACATACACACCGCCTGCGCTTCGTTAACATCCGACACCTTATTAAGAAGCGAATCAAACACATCACAATAATCTTCAAGTCCTCCTGTTTGCTTCAGTGATATCAAGTCTTCAAACGCGTTCTCAACAAACGAATCGGCAAACCGGTGTATAACATCCTGTTTGTAATCTTCCCAAACTATATCCTTAACTGTAACATTTCTAGCTTTCAAATGACCTTGATGCCATTGCAATGCTTTACCTGTAAGAATATGAAAAAGACTGAATGATCATTATTGAATGAGTAGGTTACAATATATAGGGATTACGAGTAACCCTAGAAACCTAACTAAGCCCGTGGGCTCATAGTCTAATACTCCCCCGCAGTCATAGTGGAGGAACTAGAAGCTTAgactaaaaaaaaaatatgaaaacaaaaacaacatggttgcaaaagtcgttagtcgctccctagtcggtcgaccggagagttgagagtactcggtctaggcgaagagtactcggggagtactcggacatgttaaattataaagaaattactttttgaagattaaatatatgtcaaataacataaatttactaatatttataacaaaatatgtgaaaatgatattcattccaTAATATGATAGgtatagaaattatgttttattattatttaagttaAACTAGGCCCgggttgacctactagatccaattctgACCAAGGTTGACCGTGTTTGACCGAccccgagtaattaggcggagtcaaagaaagtcgcatcggcagcctaccttgtagcgactactcggggagtactcggccttggaaaccttgttttacaaccatgaaaAACAATAATAAACGCTAAAAAACTGTCTTCGATTTCAGGGGCGTAGCATTTAAGGGGCCCGGAGGGGcgtccgaccccccgaacttttcgctcagtagtattgtacatgtagttttcgtatagaaattttttggtatatacgttttcgacccccccccccaacgaagacttcaagcttcgccactgttcgATTTCGATTAAAATTCCATAATCTTGCAATCTTCAATCCGTACTCTTCGATCCACAGTTTCATAttcttacatggtatcagagccagccTAGACTCTATAATATTACCTTCCAAATAGATCACCGCGATTTCCAACTTCGATTGTTCTGGAGTCTCATCAACCGCGAAAAAGTGCTCCGCTCGGTAAATCCAGCCGTTTACATCCGATCCGTCGAATTTTGGGAATTCGAGTTTGC from Helianthus annuus cultivar XRQ/B chromosome 7, HanXRQr2.0-SUNRISE, whole genome shotgun sequence includes the following:
- the LOC110867455 gene encoding uncharacterized protein LOC110867455 gives rise to the protein MATKTRNQELEELVKEHEKMIQQFTSTIDDLRVSNSSIQSTLATLTDQLTNKGSLDDEINNQITKPDRSHTNTRLCKLEFPKFDGSDVNGWIYRAEHFFAVDETPEQSKLEIAVIYLEGKALQWHQGHLKARNVTVKDIVWEDYKQDVIHRFADSFVENAFEDLISLKQTGGLEDYCDVFDSLLNKVSDVNEAQAVCMFVHGLVSEIAGPVRMFKPKTLNEAYSLARIQNDTINRPKNRSNSVARFFFSFKWPCKCF